The Glycine soja cultivar W05 chromosome 3, ASM419377v2, whole genome shotgun sequence genome window below encodes:
- the LOC114406946 gene encoding MDIS1-interacting receptor like kinase 2-like, whose amino-acid sequence MLDKNHMMTSFQKVHALLFHILFFIPLLPLKITSSQRTEAEALVKWKNSLSPPLPPSLNSSWSLSNLGTLCNWDAIVCDNTNTTVSQINLSDANLTGTLTTFDFASLPNLTQLNLNGNNFEGSIPSAIGKLSKLTLLDFGTNLFEGTLPYELGQLRELQYLSFYNNNLNGTIPYQLMNLPKVWHLDLGSNYFITPPDWSQYSGMPSLTHLALDLNVFTGGFPSFILECHNLTYLDISQNNWNGIIPESMYSNLAKLEYLNLTNSGLKGKLSPNLSKLSNLKELRIGNNMFNGSVPTEIGFVSGLQILELNNISAHGKIPSSLGQLRELWRLDLSINFFNSTIPSELGLCTNLTFLSLAGNNLSGPLPMSLANLAKISELGLSDNSFSGQFSAPLITNWTQIISLQFQNNKFTGNIPPQIGLLKKINYLYLYNNLFSGSIPVEIGNLKEMKELDLSQNGFSGPIPSTLWNLTNIQVMNLFFNEFSGTIPMDIGNLTSLQIFDVNTNNLYGEVPESIVQLPALSYFSVFTNNFSGSIPGAFGMNNPLTYVYLSNNSFSGELPPDLCSDGKLVILAVNNNSFSGPLPKSLRNCSSLTRVRLDDNQLTGNITNAFGVLPDLNFISLSRNKLVGEVSREWGECVNLTRMDMENNKLSGKIPSELSKLNKLRYLSLHSNEFTGNIPSEIGNLGLLFMFNLSSNHLSGEIPQSYGRLAQLNFLDLSNNNFSGSIPRELGDCNRLLSLNLSHNNLSGEIPFELGNLFPLQIMLDLSSNSLSGAIPQGLEKLASLEVLNVSHNHLTGTIPQSLSDMISLQSIDFSYNNLSGSIPTGRVFQTATSEAYVGNSGLCGEVKGLTCSKVFSPDKSGGINEKVLLGVTIPVCVLFIGMIGVGILLCRRPPKKHLDEESKSIEKSDQPISMVWGKDGKFTFSDLVKATDDFNDKYCTGKGGFGSVYRAQLLTGQVVAVKRLNISDSDDIPAVNRQSFQNEIKLLTRLRHQNIIKLYGFCSRRGQMFFVYEHVDKGGLGEVLYGEEGKLELSWTARLKIVQGIAHAISYLHTDCSPPIVHRDITLNNILLDSDFEPRLADFGTAKLLSSNTSTWTSVAGSYGYVAPELAQTMRVTDKCDVYSFGVVVLEIFMGKHPGELLTTMSSNKYLTSMEEPQMLLKDVLDQRLPPPTGQLAEAVVLTVTIALACTRAAPESRPMMRAVAQELSATTQASLAEPFGTITISKLTGFQK is encoded by the exons ATGCTAGACAAGAATCACATGATGACAAGTTTTCAAAAGGttcatgctcttctctttcATATACTCTTCTTCATACCTTTGCTTCCATTGAAAATCACATCATCACAAAGAACAGAAGCAGAAGCCCTTGTCAAATGGAAAAACAGTCTatctcctcctcttcctccctCTCTAAACTCATCATGGTCCCTCTCCAACCTTGGAACCCTTTGCAATTGGGATGCCATTGTTTGtgacaacactaacacaacagtGTCACAGATAAACTTGTCTGATGCCAATCTCACTGGGACTCTCACTACCTTCGATTTTGCTTCCCTCCCTAACCTTACTCAACTCAACCTCAATGGCAACAATTTTGAGGGGTCAATACCATCAGCAATTGGCAAACTCTCAAAGCTCACTTTATTGGACTTTGGTACCAACTTATTTGAAGGAACACTGCCTTATGAACTAGGCCAGCTAAGGGAGCTTCAATATCTTAGTTTTTACAACAACAATCTCAACGGCACAATTCCCTATCAGCTCATGAATCTCCCTAAGGTATGGCACCTGGACCTTGGATCAAACTACTTTATAACTCCTCCCGACTGGTCCCAATATTCAGGAATGCCTTCCTTAACTCATCTTGCTTTAGATCTCAATGTCTTCACCGGTGGATTCCCTAGTTTCATACTTGAGTGCCATAACTTGACATACCTTGACATCTCTCAGAATAACTGGAATGGCATAATACCAGAATCCATGTATAGCAATTTGGCAAAGCTTGAATATCTCAACCTCACCAACTCTGGCCTAAAAGGAAAACTGTCTCCAAACTTGTCCAAGCTTTCTAATCTCAAAGAACTTCGCATAGGTAATAACATGTTTAATGGTTCTGTTCCCACTGAAATAGGTTTTGTATCTGGGCTTCAAATTCttgaattgaataatatttctGCCCATGGGAAAATTCCTTCTTCCTTAGGCCAACTCAGGGAGCTATGGCGTCTTGATctcagtataaatttttttaactctacAATCCCTTCTGAGCTTGGCCTATGCACAAATCTAACCTTCTTGAGTTTAGCAGGGAATAATTTGTCTGGTCCTTTGCCTATGTCATTAGCTAATCTGGCTAAAATATCAGAATTGGGATTATCAGATAATTCCTTTTCTGGTCAATTTTCTGCTCCACTGATCACTAATTGGACCCAAATAATCTCCTTACAATtccaaaacaataaatttacaGGAAATATTCCTCCGCAGATTGGCctgttgaaaaaaattaactaccTCTATCTGTACAATAATCTGTTCTCTGGTTCCATTCCTGTAGAGATTGGAAACCTGAAGGAAATGAAAGAGTTAGACCTTTCACAAAACGGATTCTCTGGTCCAATTCCATCAACACTTTGGAATCTGACAAACATCCAAGTCATGAATCTTTTCTTCAATGAGTTCTCTGGAACCATTCCCATGGATATTGGAAACTTAACCTCACTGCAAATCTTTGATGTCAACACTAATAACTTGTATGGGGAGGTTCCAGAATCCATTGTTCAACTACCTGCtttaagttatttttctgtGTTCACCAATAACTTCTCTGGCAGCATTCCAGGAGCATTTGGAATGAATAATCCTTTGACTTATGTTTACCTTTCAAACAACAGCTTCTCTGGAGAACTGCCTCCTGACTTGTGCAGTGATGGCAAGCTAGTTATTTTGGCAGTCAATAACAACAGCTTTTCAGGGCCATTGCCAAAGTCCTTGAGAAATTGTTCATCACTAACTAGAGTCCGGCTTGATGATAATCAGTTAACTGGAAACATCACAAACGCATTCGGAGTACTACCAgatcttaattttatttcacttaGTAGAAATAAGTTGGTTGGTGAGGTCTCCCGGGAGTGGGGTGAATGTGTGAACTTAACTCGTATGGATATGGAAAACaacaaactttctggaaaaaTTCCATCTGAGCTAAGTAAGTTGAATAAATTAAGGTATCTAAGCCTGCACTCAAATGAATTCACTGGCAATATCCCATCTGAAATTGGGAATTTAGGCCTGCTTTTCATGTTCAACTTGAGCAGTAACCATTTATCCGGAGAAATCCCCCAGAGTTATGGCAGATTAGCTCAGCtaaattttcttgatttatCAAATAACAACTTCAGTGGAAGCATTCCTAGAGAGCTCGGTGATTGCAATCGCTTACTGAGTCTGAATTTAAGCCATAACAATCTATCCGGGGAGATACCATTTGAACTTGGCAATCTGTTCCCACTCCAAATCATGTTGGACCTCAGCAGCAACTCTCTTTCTGGAGCTATTCCCCAAGGCCTTGAAAAGTTAGCATCGTTGGAGGTTCTCAATGTCTCACACAACCATCTTACAGGGACAATCCCACAATCACTTTCAGACATGATCAGCCTTCAATCTATTGATTTTTCTTACAACAACTTGAGTGGTTCAATCCCCACAGGTCGTGTTTTCCAGACCGCGACTTCCGAAGCCTATGTTGGGAACTCAGGTTTGTGTGGTGAGGTAAAAGGATTAACTTGTTCCAAAGTGTTTTCCCCAGACAAATCCGGAGGGATCAACGAAAAGGTTCTTCTTGGTGTTACCATTCCAGTTTGTGTCTTATTTATTGGGATGATTGGTGTTGGAATCCTACTTTGCCGGCGGCCCCCAAAAAAGCATCTTGATGAAGAATCCAAAAGCATTGAAAAAAGTGATCAGCCTATTAGCATGGTGTGGGGAAAAGATGGAAAATTCACATTTTCTGATCTTGTTAAGGCCACCGATGACTTCAATGACAAGTACTGCACCGGAAAAGGAGGATTTGGAAGTGTCTATAGAGCACAATTACTCACAGGCCAAGTTGTTGCTGTTAAAAGGCTCAATATATCAGACTCTGATGACATTCCAGCAGTGAACCGCCAGAGCTTTCAGAATGAGATAAAATTGCTTACAAGATTGAGGCACCAGAATATAATAAAGCTTTATGGGTTCTGTTCTAGGAGAGGACAAATGTTCTTCGTTTATGAACATGTAGACAAAGGAGGTTTGGGGGAAGTATTGTATGGAGAGGAAGGAAAATTGGAACTAAGTTGGACTGCAAGGCTTAAAATTGTGCAGGGAATAGCACATGCAATTTCATACCTGCACACTGACTGCTCCCCACCAATTGTTCACAGGGATATAACATTGAATAACATACTACTAGACTCCGACTTTGAACCTCGTCTTGCAGATTTCGGCACGGCAAAGCTGCTAAGCTCCAACACTTCAACATGGACCTCGGTAGCTGGATCCTATGGCTATGTGGCTCCAG AACTAGCACAAACAATGAGGGTGACTGACAAGTGTGACGTGTATAGTTTTGGAGTGGTGGTATTAGAGATATTCATGGGAAAGCATCCCGGAGAACTCttgactacaatgtcttcaaacAAGTATTTGACATCAATGGAGGAACCTCAGATGCTACTGAAGGATGTGCTTGACCAACGGCTTCCACCTCCGACTGGCCAATTAGCAGAAGCAGTAGTGTTGACAGTGACCATAGCTTTGGCATGCACGCGTGCGGCTCCAGAGTCCAGACCCATGATGCGTGCTGTGGCACAAGAACTTTCGGCTACTACGCAGGCTTCTCTTGCAGAGCCATTTGGCACGATTACCATAAGCAAGCTTACTGGGTTTCAGAAATAG